In Comamonadaceae bacterium OS-1, a single window of DNA contains:
- the ytfF gene encoding inner membrane protein YtfF has translation MGKQLMLGVAAAIFAAFAWSLGFIAPYVIGPYSIYDLAVCRFLISGVFALGILLAAPRQLRGLSAMDWLVAAWLGLIGYVGYFLTIAAAVIYAGPVIPPAFVATVPVVLAIIGNFGPDRIAWRSLAPPLALALAGLLLVNAEGLTRPSDTPLGHTLLGIGFSIAAVALWTLFGIHNQAALRKRPHMGALTWTGMMMLGGTFEVVAFIPLGLSLDLFHVPRIGLAWATAAPLFISALALAILGSIGASWAWSIATRRLPIGLAGQLIVTETIFATTFGLIARHRWPSVSEACGIALLLVGVIAAVGAFHRAQQPAAPQASGPRLARGKPGI, from the coding sequence ATGGGGAAACAGCTCATGCTGGGCGTAGCGGCCGCCATATTTGCCGCGTTTGCATGGTCGCTGGGCTTTATTGCGCCCTACGTGATCGGCCCCTATTCCATTTACGACCTGGCGGTGTGCCGGTTTTTGATTTCGGGCGTGTTTGCCCTGGGCATCTTGCTGGCCGCACCCCGCCAACTGCGCGGGCTTTCGGCCATGGACTGGCTGGTGGCGGCCTGGCTGGGCCTGATTGGCTACGTGGGCTATTTCTTGACCATCGCTGCTGCCGTGATCTACGCCGGGCCGGTGATCCCCCCGGCCTTTGTGGCCACGGTGCCGGTGGTGCTGGCCATTATTGGCAACTTCGGGCCCGACCGCATTGCCTGGCGCAGCCTGGCCCCTCCTCTGGCGCTGGCCTTGGCCGGGCTGCTGCTGGTCAACGCCGAAGGCCTCACCCGCCCCAGCGACACTCCGCTGGGCCACACGCTGCTCGGGATCGGCTTCTCCATCGCCGCCGTGGCGCTGTGGACGCTATTTGGCATCCACAACCAGGCGGCGCTGCGCAAGCGCCCCCACATGGGCGCACTCACCTGGACCGGCATGATGATGCTGGGCGGCACCTTCGAGGTGGTGGCCTTCATCCCGCTGGGCCTGTCGCTGGACCTGTTCCACGTGCCGCGCATCGGCCTGGCGTGGGCCACTGCCGCGCCCTTGTTCATCTCGGCCCTGGCGCTGGCCATCCTGGGGTCGATTGGCGCGTCCTGGGCCTGGTCCATCGCCACCCGGCGCTTGCCGATTGGCCTGGCCGGGCAACTCATCGTGACCGAAACCATCTTCGCCACCACCTTCGGCCTGATCGCCCGCCACCGCTGGCCCAGCGTGTCCGAGGCCTGCGGCATCGCGCTGCTGCTGGTGGGGGTGATTGCGGCGGTGGGGGCGTTCCACCGGGCACAGCAACCGGCGGCACCACAGGCATCCGGCCCGCGTCTCGCCCGCGGCAAGCCAGGCATCTGA
- the msrQ gene encoding protein-methionine-sulfoxide reductase heme-binding subunit MsrQ has translation MTKPLFPPMGISPTRTAAIGPRWALLGGLSLALLAMAALILLCMPDASGLRQLIRATARSSLLLFVLAFTASAQAQLWPGAWSLWLCRQRRQLGLAMAVSHAIHACAIAGFALLDPLAFQVHLVQSNPVPGYIGYAFIAAMAATSFDRSAAWLGPRAWRWLHVGGVYFLWVSFMVTFGKRLPQSGAYALPVLVLLVALALRLWPLLVRRPAV, from the coding sequence ATGACCAAACCTCTCTTCCCACCGATGGGCATTTCTCCCACCCGAACTGCGGCCATCGGACCCCGCTGGGCTTTGCTGGGCGGGCTGTCGCTGGCGCTGCTGGCCATGGCGGCCTTGATTTTGCTGTGCATGCCGGATGCGTCCGGCCTGCGCCAGCTGATCCGCGCCACGGCGCGTAGCTCGCTGCTGCTGTTTGTGCTGGCGTTTACCGCGTCGGCCCAGGCGCAGCTCTGGCCGGGTGCCTGGTCGCTGTGGTTGTGCCGCCAGCGACGGCAGTTGGGGCTGGCGATGGCGGTGTCGCATGCCATCCACGCGTGTGCGATTGCGGGTTTTGCGTTGCTCGACCCCTTGGCTTTCCAGGTCCATCTGGTGCAGAGCAACCCGGTGCCGGGCTATATCGGCTACGCCTTCATCGCGGCGATGGCCGCCACCTCGTTCGACCGCAGCGCCGCCTGGCTGGGGCCGCGCGCCTGGCGCTGGCTGCATGTGGGTGGCGTGTACTTTTTGTGGGTGAGTTTCATGGTGACTTTTGGCAAGCGGCTGCCGCAGTCGGGAGCGTATGCGCTGCCGGTGCTGGTCTTGCTGGTGGCGCTGGCTTTGCGGCTGTGGCCGCTGCTGGTGCGCCGACCTGCGGTGTGA
- the alkJ_2 gene encoding alcohol dehydrogenase [acceptor] — translation MQTPTFDYIVIGAGTAGCLLANRLSADKSRSVLLLEAGGPDNYAWIHIPVGYLYCIDNPRTDWRYRTDPAPGLNGRSLLYPRGKTLGGCSSINGMIYMRGQARDYAQWAEATGDEAWGWAHCLTDFRAHEDHYRLDATQAATQDGDAQAFAALHGHGGEWRVEKQRLRWDVLDAFALAAQQEGIPAVADFNGGDNLGVGYFEVNQRSGWRWNASKAFLRPIRKQRSNLAVWTGAQVCRLLFTPGADGLPVCSGVELVQHGVRRTVQARREVVLSAGAVGSPQILQLSGVGDAALLQAQGLPVVADVPGVGGNLQDHLQIRSVYKVQGARTLNTLASTLWGKAQIALEYALHRSGPMSMAPSQLGIFARSDATRAHANLQYHVQPLSLEAFGQPLHGFPAITASVCNLNPTSRGTVRIRSPRFEDAPCIAPNYLATEEDRQIAADSLRLTRRIAAQPAMARYQPEEFKPGTQYQTDEQLARLAGDIGTTIFHPVGTARMGRASDPWAVVDSHLRVRGVRGLRVVDASVMPTITSGNTNSPTLMVAEKAARWIAAGE, via the coding sequence ATGCAAACCCCCACTTTCGACTACATCGTCATCGGCGCAGGCACCGCAGGCTGCCTGCTGGCCAACCGGCTCAGCGCGGACAAGAGCCGCAGCGTGCTGCTCTTGGAGGCGGGCGGGCCGGACAACTATGCGTGGATCCACATCCCTGTGGGTTACCTGTACTGCATCGACAACCCGCGCACCGATTGGCGCTACCGCACCGATCCCGCGCCGGGGCTGAATGGCCGGTCGCTGCTGTACCCGCGGGGCAAAACCTTGGGCGGCTGCTCCAGCATCAACGGCATGATTTACATGCGCGGCCAGGCCCGCGACTACGCGCAGTGGGCCGAGGCCACGGGCGACGAGGCCTGGGGCTGGGCGCATTGCCTGACCGACTTTCGCGCCCACGAAGACCACTACCGGCTGGATGCCACGCAGGCTGCCACCCAGGATGGCGATGCCCAGGCTTTTGCCGCGCTGCACGGCCACGGCGGCGAATGGCGGGTGGAGAAGCAGCGCCTGCGCTGGGATGTGCTGGACGCGTTTGCGCTGGCGGCGCAGCAAGAGGGGATTCCGGCGGTGGCCGACTTCAACGGTGGCGACAACCTGGGCGTGGGCTATTTCGAGGTGAACCAGCGCAGCGGCTGGCGCTGGAATGCGTCCAAGGCGTTTTTGCGGCCCATCCGCAAGCAGCGTAGCAACCTGGCGGTGTGGACGGGTGCCCAGGTGTGCCGCCTGCTGTTCACGCCGGGGGCCGACGGCCTGCCGGTGTGCAGCGGGGTGGAACTGGTGCAACACGGCGTGCGCCGCACCGTGCAGGCGCGGCGTGAGGTGGTGCTGAGCGCCGGGGCGGTGGGCTCGCCACAGATATTGCAACTCTCGGGCGTGGGCGACGCGGCCCTGCTGCAGGCGCAGGGCCTGCCGGTGGTGGCCGATGTGCCGGGCGTGGGCGGCAACCTGCAAGACCATTTGCAGATCCGCTCGGTCTACAAGGTGCAGGGCGCGCGCACGCTCAATACCCTGGCCAGCACGCTGTGGGGCAAGGCGCAGATTGCGCTGGAATACGCCTTGCACCGCAGCGGCCCGATGAGCATGGCACCGTCGCAGCTGGGCATTTTTGCGCGCAGCGATGCCACGCGCGCCCATGCCAACCTGCAGTACCACGTGCAGCCGCTGAGCCTGGAGGCCTTTGGCCAGCCCTTGCATGGTTTCCCGGCCATCACCGCCAGTGTGTGCAACCTCAACCCCACGAGCCGGGGCACTGTGCGCATCCGGAGCCCGCGCTTTGAGGACGCGCCGTGCATCGCCCCCAACTACCTGGCCACCGAAGAAGACCGGCAGATCGCCGCCGATTCGCTGCGCCTGACCCGCCGCATCGCCGCGCAACCGGCCATGGCCCGCTACCAGCCCGAAGAATTCAAGCCCGGCACGCAGTACCAGACCGACGAGCAACTGGCCCGCCTGGCGGGCGATATCGGCACCACCATCTTCCACCCGGTGGGCACCGCCAGGATGGGCCGGGCCAGCGACCCGTGGGCTGTCGTGGACAGCCATTTGCGGGTGCGCGGCGTGCGCGGTTTGCGGGTGGTGGATGCCAGCGTGATGCCCACCATCACCAGCGGCAACACCAACAGCCCCACGCTGATGGTGGCCGAGAAGGCTGCGCGCTGGATTGCGGCGGGGGAGTAA
- the gcvA_4 gene encoding glycine cleavage system transcriptional activator, translating into MLRKSFLPPIADLLAFEAAARHTSISRAAEELHLTQSAVSRQIRQLETQLGMAVFHRVRQRVVLTDAGRVYAADVRAVLQQLASATQKTMAWSDGGGLLNLAVLPTFGTRWLIPRLPDFAALHPDVTVNIAARSEPFDFAQEPLDAAIHFGAPLWAGAVCEYLMHEQVVPVCSPAYQQRLGITQVQDLTKAVLLQQTTRPTLWADWFEQVGTDGQHALRGPRYEQFAMIAQAAVSGLGAALLPRFLVEAEIASGALVQLFDQALQSSDAYYLVYPEPRAQAPLVMAFRDWIRGAAQPAVALP; encoded by the coding sequence ATGCTGCGCAAAAGCTTTCTGCCGCCCATCGCCGACCTGCTGGCCTTCGAGGCCGCCGCCCGCCACACCAGCATCTCGCGTGCGGCGGAGGAATTGCACCTCACGCAAAGCGCGGTGTCGCGCCAGATCCGCCAACTGGAGACGCAACTCGGCATGGCCGTGTTCCACCGCGTGCGCCAGCGCGTGGTGCTGACCGATGCGGGCCGGGTTTACGCCGCCGACGTGCGCGCCGTGTTGCAGCAGCTAGCATCGGCCACGCAAAAAACCATGGCCTGGTCGGACGGCGGCGGCCTGCTGAACCTGGCCGTGCTGCCCACCTTCGGCACCCGCTGGCTCATCCCCCGCCTGCCCGACTTTGCCGCCCTGCACCCGGATGTCACCGTCAACATCGCCGCCCGCAGCGAACCCTTCGACTTCGCCCAGGAGCCGCTGGATGCCGCCATCCACTTCGGCGCGCCCCTGTGGGCCGGTGCGGTGTGCGAATACCTGATGCACGAACAGGTGGTGCCCGTGTGCAGCCCCGCCTACCAGCAGCGGCTGGGCATCACCCAGGTGCAGGATTTGACCAAAGCCGTGCTGCTACAGCAAACCACCCGCCCCACCCTGTGGGCCGACTGGTTCGAGCAGGTCGGCACTGACGGCCAGCACGCCCTGCGCGGCCCGCGTTACGAGCAGTTTGCGATGATTGCCCAGGCCGCAGTGTCGGGTCTGGGAGCTGCGCTGCTGCCCCGCTTTCTGGTCGAGGCCGAGATTGCGTCCGGCGCGCTGGTGCAGTTGTTTGACCAGGCGCTGCAGAGCAGCGATGCCTACTACCTGGTCTACCCTGAGCCGCGTGCGCAGGCCCCGCTGGTGATGGCGTTTCGGGACTGGATTCGAGGGGCCGCACAACCCGCTGTGGCCTTGCCTTGA
- the gabD_2 gene encoding succinate-semialdehyde dehydrogenase [NADP(+)] produces MSATSYLPTEVDQLLQRLGVARASYSGGTLAVRSPISGETIAQLPQTSPTEASAAIARAQAAYLAWRTVPAPRRGELVRLLGEELRAAKADLGLLVTLEVGKVPSEGAGEVQEMIDICDFAVGLSRQLYGLTIATERAEHRMMETWHPMGVVGVISAFNFPVAVWCWNAALALVCGNAVVWKPSEKTPLTALATMAIAQRALARFGDAPEGLLELLVGQRDIGEVLVDDARVKVLSATGSTAMGKAVAPRLAGRFARAILELGGNNAAIVAPSADLDLTLRGIAFAAMGTAGQRCTTLRRLFVHDSIYDTLVPRLAQVYGKVQVGDPRASGTLVGPLIDRAAFDGMQKALEESRALGATVHGGTRVESAPEAFYVRPALVELDAHAGPVLRETFAPILYVLRYESLDQAIDWHNAVGAGLSSSIFTLNMREAERFMASNGSDCGIANVNIGPSGAEIGGAFGGEKETGGGRESGSDSWKAYMRRATNTINYSTQLPLAQGVKFDV; encoded by the coding sequence ATGTCTGCTACCTCCTATCTGCCTACCGAAGTTGACCAGTTGCTGCAACGCCTGGGCGTAGCCCGCGCCAGCTATAGCGGCGGCACGCTGGCCGTGCGCTCGCCCATCAGCGGCGAGACCATCGCCCAGCTGCCGCAGACCTCGCCAACTGAGGCCAGCGCTGCCATCGCCCGCGCCCAGGCCGCCTATCTGGCCTGGCGCACCGTGCCTGCGCCGCGCCGGGGCGAGCTGGTGCGCCTGCTGGGCGAGGAGCTGCGCGCCGCCAAGGCCGACCTGGGCCTGCTGGTCACGCTGGAGGTGGGCAAGGTGCCCAGCGAAGGTGCGGGCGAGGTGCAGGAAATGATCGACATTTGCGACTTTGCCGTGGGCCTGTCACGCCAGCTCTACGGCCTGACCATCGCCACCGAACGCGCAGAGCACCGCATGATGGAAACCTGGCACCCCATGGGCGTGGTGGGCGTGATTTCGGCCTTCAACTTCCCGGTGGCGGTGTGGTGCTGGAACGCGGCCCTGGCCCTGGTCTGCGGCAACGCCGTGGTGTGGAAGCCGTCCGAGAAAACCCCGCTCACCGCCCTGGCCACCATGGCCATCGCCCAGCGCGCACTGGCCCGTTTTGGCGATGCGCCCGAGGGCCTGCTGGAGCTGCTGGTGGGCCAGCGCGACATTGGCGAGGTGCTGGTGGACGACGCGCGGGTCAAGGTGCTGTCGGCCACCGGCTCCACCGCCATGGGCAAAGCCGTGGCCCCGCGCCTGGCGGGCCGGTTTGCGCGGGCGATTCTGGAGCTGGGCGGCAACAACGCGGCCATCGTCGCGCCGTCGGCCGACCTGGACCTCACGCTGCGCGGCATCGCCTTTGCGGCCATGGGCACGGCCGGGCAGCGCTGCACCACGCTGCGCCGCCTGTTTGTGCACGACAGCATTTACGACACGCTGGTGCCGCGCCTGGCCCAGGTCTATGGCAAGGTGCAGGTAGGCGACCCGCGCGCATCGGGCACGTTGGTGGGACCGCTGATCGACCGCGCCGCCTTTGACGGCATGCAAAAAGCCCTGGAAGAAAGCCGCGCCCTGGGGGCCACGGTGCACGGCGGCACGCGGGTAGAGAGCGCGCCGGAAGCCTTCTACGTGCGCCCCGCTTTGGTGGAGCTGGATGCGCACGCCGGGCCGGTGCTGCGCGAAACCTTTGCGCCCATCCTGTACGTGCTGCGCTACGAGTCGCTGGACCAGGCCATTGACTGGCACAACGCGGTGGGGGCGGGCTTGTCCTCGTCTATCTTCACGCTCAACATGCGCGAGGCCGAGCGCTTCATGGCCAGCAACGGCTCGGACTGCGGCATTGCCAACGTCAACATCGGCCCCAGCGGCGCCGAGATTGGCGGCGCGTTTGGGGGTGAGAAAGAAACCGGCGGTGGCCGCGAATCCGGCTCCGACAGCTGGAAGGCCTACATGCGCCGCGCCACCAACACCATCAACTACTCCACCCAGTTGCCCCTGGCCCAGGGCGTGAAGTTCGACGTGTAA
- the abo gene encoding 4-methylaminobutanoate oxidase (formaldehyde-forming), translating to MPIVIIGGGVIGSAIAYFLTQQQPGCEVVVLERDPSYARASSALSASSIRQQFSTDINIRISAFGIDFLRNAGTLLACNGDAPNIGLYEGGYLYLATVAGAATLQDNHALQRQLGADVALLSPAQLQQQFPWLALQDVALGSLGLSGEGWFDGYMLLTALRKKAQSQGVRYLADEAVGLELARSDGVQHVQGARLRSGGTLPCRFAVNAGGPWAAAIAGWAGITLPVVGKRRTVFHGSSPAELPRCPLLIDTSGIWLRPEGRGFIAGFAPPADQDADFAPLEPAYEAFDNHVWPTLAARIPAFEALRMQSAWAGYYEMNTFDHNALVGLHPACDNLVFANGFSGHGLQQCPAVGRGLAELIHTGSYQSLDLSPIAIRRLVDQRPLLEKNII from the coding sequence GTGCCCATCGTCATCATCGGCGGCGGCGTGATCGGCAGCGCCATTGCCTACTTCCTCACGCAACAACAGCCGGGCTGCGAGGTGGTGGTGCTGGAGCGCGACCCGAGCTATGCGCGGGCCTCGTCGGCACTATCGGCCAGCTCGATACGCCAGCAATTTTCTACCGACATCAACATCCGCATTTCGGCGTTTGGCATCGATTTTTTACGCAACGCGGGCACGCTGCTGGCCTGCAATGGGGACGCGCCGAACATCGGCCTGTACGAGGGCGGCTACCTGTACCTGGCCACGGTGGCAGGCGCGGCCACGCTGCAAGACAACCATGCGCTGCAACGCCAGCTGGGTGCCGATGTGGCGCTGCTCAGCCCGGCGCAGTTGCAGCAGCAATTCCCCTGGCTGGCGCTGCAAGACGTGGCGCTGGGCTCGCTGGGCCTGTCGGGCGAAGGCTGGTTTGATGGCTACATGCTGCTGACGGCGCTGCGCAAAAAGGCGCAGAGCCAGGGCGTGCGTTACCTCGCCGACGAGGCCGTGGGCCTGGAGCTGGCCCGCAGCGACGGCGTGCAGCATGTGCAAGGCGCACGGCTGCGCAGCGGCGGCACCCTGCCCTGCCGTTTTGCGGTGAACGCAGGCGGCCCCTGGGCAGCGGCAATCGCTGGGTGGGCGGGCATTACCTTGCCAGTGGTGGGTAAGCGACGCACGGTGTTCCATGGGTCCAGCCCCGCGGAGCTGCCACGCTGCCCCTTGCTCATCGACACCAGCGGCATCTGGCTGCGCCCCGAGGGCCGGGGCTTCATCGCCGGTTTTGCGCCGCCCGCAGACCAGGATGCCGACTTTGCGCCGCTGGAGCCCGCCTACGAAGCCTTTGACAACCATGTGTGGCCCACGCTGGCCGCGCGCATTCCGGCGTTTGAAGCCTTGCGCATGCAAAGCGCCTGGGCGGGCTACTACGAGATGAACACCTTCGACCACAACGCCCTGGTCGGCCTGCACCCGGCCTGCGACAACCTGGTGTTTGCCAACGGCTTCTCCGGCCACGGTCTGCAGCAATGCCCCGCCGTGGGCCGGGGCCTGGCCGAGCTGATACACACCGGCAGCTACCAGAGCCTGGACCTGTCACCTATTGCCATCCGGCGCCTGGTAGACCAGCGCCCGCTGCTGGAAAAAAACATCATCTAA
- the ilvG gene encoding acetolactate synthase isozyme 2 large subunit codes for MTPLQVRSGGQILVDQLLVHGVQQLFCVPGESFLAVLDALHDAPIAVTVCRQEGGAAMMAEAQGKLTGQPGVCFVTRGPGATNAAAGVHIAHQDATPLLLFVGQVARGALGREAFQELDYSAVFGSMAKWVVQVEAAERLPELVSRAFHVATSGRPGPVVIALPEDMLTEAALVADALPYGITETHPGPAPLAELQQRLAAAQRPVAILGGSRWSAQAVQQFRVFAEAFALPVFCSFRRQMLFDHSHPCYGGDLGLGANPRLLARIRNADLVLLVGGRLSEVPSQGYTLLDIPSPQQSLVHVYADADEFGKLYRAAQSIHATPQAFAAAVGTLRPATPPVWQAETETAHADYLRWSDPAPIQIPGPLQMGAVVQHLRAVLPADTIFCNGAGNFATWVHRFWPFTTYASQLAPTSGSMGYGLPAGVGAKRLWPQREVVVFAGDGDFLMHGQEFATAVQYRLPILVVLLDNAMLGTIRMHQERHYPGRISATALQNPDFCAYAQAFGGHGERVATTAEFAPALARARASGLPAILHCLLDPEAITPTSTLQSIRTAALAN; via the coding sequence ATGACCCCACTCCAAGTCCGCAGCGGCGGCCAGATCCTGGTCGATCAACTTTTAGTGCACGGCGTGCAGCAGTTGTTCTGCGTGCCCGGCGAGAGCTTTCTGGCCGTGCTGGATGCCCTGCACGACGCGCCCATCGCCGTCACCGTGTGCCGCCAGGAGGGCGGCGCAGCCATGATGGCCGAGGCGCAGGGCAAGCTCACCGGGCAACCGGGGGTGTGCTTTGTGACCCGCGGCCCCGGTGCCACCAACGCGGCGGCGGGCGTGCACATCGCGCACCAGGATGCCACGCCGCTGCTGCTCTTTGTGGGCCAGGTGGCGCGGGGTGCGCTGGGGCGCGAGGCGTTTCAAGAGCTGGACTACAGCGCAGTGTTTGGCAGCATGGCCAAGTGGGTGGTGCAGGTGGAAGCCGCCGAACGCCTGCCCGAGCTGGTGTCGCGCGCCTTCCACGTGGCCACCTCGGGCCGCCCGGGCCCGGTGGTGATCGCCCTGCCAGAAGACATGCTGACCGAGGCCGCCCTGGTGGCCGATGCCCTGCCCTATGGCATCACCGAGACCCACCCCGGCCCCGCACCGCTGGCCGAGTTGCAGCAGCGGCTGGCGGCAGCGCAGCGCCCGGTGGCCATCCTGGGCGGCAGCCGCTGGTCGGCGCAGGCGGTGCAGCAGTTTCGCGTATTTGCCGAGGCGTTTGCGCTGCCGGTGTTCTGCTCGTTCCGCCGCCAGATGCTGTTTGACCACAGCCACCCCTGCTACGGCGGCGACTTGGGGCTGGGGGCCAACCCCCGGCTGCTGGCGCGCATCCGCAATGCCGATCTGGTGCTGCTGGTGGGCGGGCGCTTGTCGGAAGTGCCGTCGCAGGGCTACACGCTGCTGGACATTCCCAGTCCGCAGCAAAGCCTGGTGCACGTGTACGCCGATGCCGACGAATTCGGCAAGCTGTACCGGGCCGCCCAATCGATCCACGCCACGCCACAGGCCTTTGCCGCAGCGGTGGGCACGCTGCGCCCGGCAACGCCGCCCGTGTGGCAAGCCGAGACCGAAACCGCCCACGCCGACTACCTGCGCTGGAGCGACCCGGCCCCCATCCAGATCCCCGGCCCGCTGCAAATGGGCGCGGTGGTGCAGCACCTGCGCGCAGTGCTGCCCGCCGACACCATCTTCTGCAACGGCGCGGGCAACTTCGCCACCTGGGTGCACCGTTTCTGGCCGTTTACCACCTACGCCAGCCAGCTCGCGCCCACCAGCGGCTCCATGGGCTACGGCCTGCCCGCAGGCGTGGGGGCTAAGCGGCTGTGGCCGCAGCGCGAGGTGGTGGTGTTTGCGGGCGACGGCGACTTCTTGATGCACGGCCAGGAATTCGCCACCGCCGTGCAATACCGCCTGCCCATTCTCGTGGTGCTGCTGGACAACGCCATGCTGGGCACCATCCGCATGCACCAGGAGCGGCACTACCCGGGCCGCATCAGCGCCACCGCGCTCCAAAACCCCGACTTCTGCGCTTACGCCCAGGCCTTTGGCGGCCATGGCGAACGGGTGGCGACCACAGCAGAATTCGCCCCGGCCCTGGCGCGCGCCCGGGCCAGCGGCTTGCCTGCCATCCTGCACTGCCTGCTGGACCCCGAGGCCATCACGCCCACCAGCACGCTGCAGAGCATCCGCACAGCCGCACTGGCAAACTAA
- the gstB_2 gene encoding glutathione S-transferase GstB: MLQLLGKSTSINVRKVLWLCAELDIPFEHEQWGSGFQSTEVDAFRALNPNAMVPVIRDGEFVLWESNAICRYLAARHGRADLLPTDPQARALVEQWMDWQATELNNAWRYVFMALVRHSPAHTDPAAIAAGVQNWNRHMAMLDGQLHKTGAYATGADFTLADIVLGLSTHRWCAAPMEKPVLPAVQAYYERLSLRPGFRLHGRNGMP, translated from the coding sequence ATGTTGCAGCTGCTGGGTAAATCCACCTCCATCAATGTGCGCAAAGTGCTGTGGCTGTGCGCCGAGCTGGATATTCCGTTCGAGCACGAGCAGTGGGGCTCGGGCTTTCAGTCCACCGAGGTGGACGCGTTCCGCGCACTCAATCCCAACGCCATGGTGCCCGTCATCCGCGATGGCGAGTTTGTGCTGTGGGAGTCCAACGCGATCTGCCGCTACCTGGCCGCCCGACACGGGCGTGCCGACCTGCTACCCACCGACCCGCAGGCCCGTGCCTTGGTCGAGCAGTGGATGGACTGGCAGGCCACCGAACTGAACAACGCCTGGCGCTACGTCTTCATGGCCTTGGTGCGCCACAGCCCGGCCCATACCGATCCGGCAGCCATTGCCGCAGGCGTGCAGAACTGGAACCGCCACATGGCGATGCTGGACGGGCAGCTGCACAAAACCGGGGCCTACGCCACCGGTGCCGACTTCACCCTGGCCGACATCGTTCTGGGCCTGTCCACCCACCGCTGGTGCGCCGCCCCCATGGAAAAACCCGTGCTGCCCGCCGTGCAGGCCTATTACGAACGCCTGAGCCTGCGCCCCGGCTTCCGGCTGCATGGCCGCAACGGCATGCCTTGA